From the Musa acuminata AAA Group cultivar baxijiao chromosome BXJ3-7, Cavendish_Baxijiao_AAA, whole genome shotgun sequence genome, one window contains:
- the LOC135585381 gene encoding uncharacterized protein LOC135585381 isoform X2 yields MKYVLVTGGVVSGLGKGVTASSIGVVLKACGLRVTSIKIDPYLNTDAGTMSPFEHGEVFVLDDGGEVDLDLGNYERFLDIKLTRDNNITTGKIYQSVIQKERRGDYLGKTVQVVPHITDAIQEWIERVAMIPVDGQEGPADVCVIELGGTIGDIESMPFIEALGQFSYRVGPGNFCLVHVSLVPVLKAVGEPKTKPTQHSVRGLRGLGLTPNILACRSEKPLDVTVKEKLSQFCHVPVANIITLHDVTNIWHIPLLLREQKVHEALLKLLNLQGCAKEHMLEEWMSRAKLCDTLHDPVRIAMVGKYTGFSDSYLSVLKALLHASVACRKKLVVDWVPSSDLEETTAKEVPESYKAAWKLLKGADGILVPGGFGDRGVKGKILAAKYARENKVPYLGICLGMQIAVIEFARSVMNLREANSIEFDPDTTTSVVIFMPEGSKTHMGGTMRVGVRRTYFVSGDSKSAKLYGNVRFVDERHRHRYEVNPSVVPEFERAGLAFVGKDETGKRMEIIELPSHPYFVGVQFHPEFKSRPGKPSAVFLGLIAASCGQLDAWLQASVHASSNGIVTPKKIYHNGSLKKPSKSLLTNGKLHANGTGMHA; encoded by the exons ATGAAGTACGTATTGGTGACGGGGGGAGTGGTGAGCGGGCTGGGGAAAGGGGTGACGGCCAGCAGCATCGGCGTCGTCCTCAAGGCCTGCGGCCTCCGCGTCACCTCCATAAAAATCG ATCCTTATCTGAACACTGACGCTGGGACTATGTCCCCATTTGAGCATGGGGAAGTCTTTGTCTTAGATGATGGTGGTGAG GTGGATTTGGATCTAGGAAACTATGAACGTTTCCTTGATATCAAGTTAACTCGTGACAACAATATCACAACTGGGAAAATCTATCAG TCCGTCATCcagaaggagaggagaggagactaTCTGGGGAAAACAGTTCAG GTCGTGCCTCATATCACGGATGCCATACAAGAGTGGATTGAACGTGTAGCGATGATTCCTGTGGACGGCCAAGAAGGACCAGCTGATGTTTGTGTTATAGAATTGGGTGGAACTATAG GGGATATTGAATCGATGCCATTCATAGAAGCTTTGGGTCAATTCTCTTACCGTGTGG GACCTGGTAACTTCTGTCTGGTTCATGTCAGTCTTGTACCAGTTCTTAAGGCAGTTGGGGAGCCG AAAACCAAGCCAACCCAACATAGTGTTAGGGGATTACGAGGACTCGGGCTGACACCAAATATTCTAGCCTGCCGCAGTGAGAAG CCACTTGATGTAACTGTTAAAGAAAAACTTTCACAATTTTGTCATGTACCG GTAGCCAATATTATTACTCTACATGATGTTACAAACATTTGGCACATTCCTTTGTTATTGAGG GAGCAAAAGGTACATGAAGCTCTTCTGAAACTATTGAACCTTCAAGG ATGTGCTAAGGAACACATGCTGGAAGAATGGATGAGTAGAGCTAAACTCTGTGATACATTGCATGATCCT GTCAGGATTGCTATGGTAGGAAAATATACTGGTTTTTCTGATTCTTACCTCTCCGTATTGAAG GCTCTTTTGCATGCTTCTGTTGCTTGCCGGAAAAAACTTGTCGTGGACTGGGTCCCATCATCTGATCTTGAAGAAACAACTGCAAAAGAG GTGCCTGAATCTTACAAAGCAGCGTGGAAACTATTGAAG GGTGCAGATGGCATACTAGTCCCAGGAGGTTTTGGAGACAGAGGGGTGAAGGGAAAAATCCTTGCAGCTAAATACGCTCGTGAAAACAAAGTTCCATATCTAGGAATTTGTCTTGGTATGCAGATTGCTGTCATTGAATTCGCTCGATCTGTTATGAATTTGAGGGAGGCAAATAGCATAGAGTTCGATCCTGATACAACCACTTCAGTTGTTATTTTTATGCCAGAG GGTTCCAAAACACATATGGGAGGAACAATGAGAGTTGGAGTAAGAAGGACGTATTTTGTATCTGGTGATTCCAAATCTGCAAAGTT GTATGGCAATGTCAGATTTGTAGATGAACGACATCGACATAGATATGAG GTTAATCCTAGTGTGGTCCCAGAATTCGAAAGAGCTGGTCTTGCTTTTGTAGGTAAAGACGAGACAGGAAAACGAATGGAG ATTATTGAGCTGCCTTCTCATCCTTATTTTGTTGGTGTGCAATTTCACCCGGAATTCAAGTCTAGACCTGGAAAACCCTCTGCTGTTTTCTTAG GACTCATAGCAGCATCTTGTGGTCAGTTGGATGCTTGGCTGCAAGCTTCTGTTCATGCTTCAAGCAACGGTATCGTGACCCCGAAAAAGATCTACCATAATGGGAGCCTGAAGAAGCCTTCAAAGAGCCTACTAACCAACGGAAAACTCCATGCGAATGGCACCGGCATGCACGCCTAG
- the LOC135585381 gene encoding uncharacterized protein LOC135585381 isoform X1 encodes MKYVLVTGGVVSGLGKGVTASSIGVVLKACGLRVTSIKIDPYLNTDAGTMSPFEHGEVFVLDDGGEVDLDLGNYERFLDIKLTRDNNITTGKIYQSVIQKERRGDYLGKTVQVSVSLNHQPNCVPQNLYCLGSTIVCPLRLLKVVPHITDAIQEWIERVAMIPVDGQEGPADVCVIELGGTIGDIESMPFIEALGQFSYRVGPGNFCLVHVSLVPVLKAVGEPKTKPTQHSVRGLRGLGLTPNILACRSEKPLDVTVKEKLSQFCHVPVANIITLHDVTNIWHIPLLLREQKVHEALLKLLNLQGCAKEHMLEEWMSRAKLCDTLHDPVRIAMVGKYTGFSDSYLSVLKALLHASVACRKKLVVDWVPSSDLEETTAKEVPESYKAAWKLLKGADGILVPGGFGDRGVKGKILAAKYARENKVPYLGICLGMQIAVIEFARSVMNLREANSIEFDPDTTTSVVIFMPEGSKTHMGGTMRVGVRRTYFVSGDSKSAKLYGNVRFVDERHRHRYEVNPSVVPEFERAGLAFVGKDETGKRMEIIELPSHPYFVGVQFHPEFKSRPGKPSAVFLGLIAASCGQLDAWLQASVHASSNGIVTPKKIYHNGSLKKPSKSLLTNGKLHANGTGMHA; translated from the exons ATGAAGTACGTATTGGTGACGGGGGGAGTGGTGAGCGGGCTGGGGAAAGGGGTGACGGCCAGCAGCATCGGCGTCGTCCTCAAGGCCTGCGGCCTCCGCGTCACCTCCATAAAAATCG ATCCTTATCTGAACACTGACGCTGGGACTATGTCCCCATTTGAGCATGGGGAAGTCTTTGTCTTAGATGATGGTGGTGAG GTGGATTTGGATCTAGGAAACTATGAACGTTTCCTTGATATCAAGTTAACTCGTGACAACAATATCACAACTGGGAAAATCTATCAG TCCGTCATCcagaaggagaggagaggagactaTCTGGGGAAAACAGTTCAGGTATCTGTCTCTCTAAACCATCAACCCAATTGTGTACCACAAAATTTATATTGTCTTGGTAGCACTATAGTGTGTCCTCTTCGCCTTTTGAAGGTCGTGCCTCATATCACGGATGCCATACAAGAGTGGATTGAACGTGTAGCGATGATTCCTGTGGACGGCCAAGAAGGACCAGCTGATGTTTGTGTTATAGAATTGGGTGGAACTATAG GGGATATTGAATCGATGCCATTCATAGAAGCTTTGGGTCAATTCTCTTACCGTGTGG GACCTGGTAACTTCTGTCTGGTTCATGTCAGTCTTGTACCAGTTCTTAAGGCAGTTGGGGAGCCG AAAACCAAGCCAACCCAACATAGTGTTAGGGGATTACGAGGACTCGGGCTGACACCAAATATTCTAGCCTGCCGCAGTGAGAAG CCACTTGATGTAACTGTTAAAGAAAAACTTTCACAATTTTGTCATGTACCG GTAGCCAATATTATTACTCTACATGATGTTACAAACATTTGGCACATTCCTTTGTTATTGAGG GAGCAAAAGGTACATGAAGCTCTTCTGAAACTATTGAACCTTCAAGG ATGTGCTAAGGAACACATGCTGGAAGAATGGATGAGTAGAGCTAAACTCTGTGATACATTGCATGATCCT GTCAGGATTGCTATGGTAGGAAAATATACTGGTTTTTCTGATTCTTACCTCTCCGTATTGAAG GCTCTTTTGCATGCTTCTGTTGCTTGCCGGAAAAAACTTGTCGTGGACTGGGTCCCATCATCTGATCTTGAAGAAACAACTGCAAAAGAG GTGCCTGAATCTTACAAAGCAGCGTGGAAACTATTGAAG GGTGCAGATGGCATACTAGTCCCAGGAGGTTTTGGAGACAGAGGGGTGAAGGGAAAAATCCTTGCAGCTAAATACGCTCGTGAAAACAAAGTTCCATATCTAGGAATTTGTCTTGGTATGCAGATTGCTGTCATTGAATTCGCTCGATCTGTTATGAATTTGAGGGAGGCAAATAGCATAGAGTTCGATCCTGATACAACCACTTCAGTTGTTATTTTTATGCCAGAG GGTTCCAAAACACATATGGGAGGAACAATGAGAGTTGGAGTAAGAAGGACGTATTTTGTATCTGGTGATTCCAAATCTGCAAAGTT GTATGGCAATGTCAGATTTGTAGATGAACGACATCGACATAGATATGAG GTTAATCCTAGTGTGGTCCCAGAATTCGAAAGAGCTGGTCTTGCTTTTGTAGGTAAAGACGAGACAGGAAAACGAATGGAG ATTATTGAGCTGCCTTCTCATCCTTATTTTGTTGGTGTGCAATTTCACCCGGAATTCAAGTCTAGACCTGGAAAACCCTCTGCTGTTTTCTTAG GACTCATAGCAGCATCTTGTGGTCAGTTGGATGCTTGGCTGCAAGCTTCTGTTCATGCTTCAAGCAACGGTATCGTGACCCCGAAAAAGATCTACCATAATGGGAGCCTGAAGAAGCCTTCAAAGAGCCTACTAACCAACGGAAAACTCCATGCGAATGGCACCGGCATGCACGCCTAG